From Deltaproteobacteria bacterium, the proteins below share one genomic window:
- a CDS encoding MFS transporter, which translates to MNFSTTSLRLLLNTLIVSSASFMINPLLVIGGSGAFHTSYAHLSTVLVIALVAGNITALVATTFFTTLNYYIWLRLAMFGLFGSATLMAVSVYRGDQFGYWLFCIALVLLRIFMATATTLTRVMHTITNLHHSDCSRLFARASSFFGIGSAIGPVIGSYVYSDVNFFSVLALSALFFLVGSIAIASAQTIIREDLSKASLQQTEFKQSPALKKIFSLSRNAVFTIFVSILFFVLLGQSFGFIPVLLKELGHVEWIGTFFSINAALLIVLSEPVALFLNKTALKQTHKMILGLALMVLALSLFSLTSTTLFWLVIITLLYSLAEIIFQTYAMELIRRNESQWKIPATVSAYTFFTSAVGVGLGQYIGLVCYTHIGVRYLWSVWFIFGVVALFGLYKVSEVMQSQEKTPASVGA; encoded by the coding sequence ATGAATTTCTCCACGACGAGCCTTCGGTTATTACTGAACACGCTTATCGTTTCCTCGGCATCATTTATGATCAATCCTCTGCTGGTCATAGGAGGGAGTGGCGCATTTCATACCAGTTACGCTCATCTCAGCACCGTGTTGGTGATCGCACTGGTCGCCGGCAACATCACGGCACTTGTGGCAACCACTTTTTTTACAACTCTGAATTACTATATCTGGCTGCGTCTTGCCATGTTCGGCTTGTTCGGGTCCGCAACACTAATGGCGGTCAGCGTATATCGCGGAGACCAATTTGGTTATTGGCTGTTTTGCATCGCTTTAGTGCTGTTGAGGATTTTTATGGCGACCGCCACGACCTTAACAAGAGTCATGCACACGATAACAAATTTGCACCATTCAGATTGTTCCCGGTTGTTCGCCCGTGCTTCCAGTTTTTTTGGGATCGGATCTGCAATCGGTCCGGTTATTGGGAGCTATGTTTATAGCGATGTCAATTTCTTCTCCGTCTTGGCGTTATCCGCACTTTTCTTTCTCGTTGGCTCTATTGCCATCGCTTCGGCACAAACAATAATAAGAGAGGATTTAAGTAAAGCATCTTTGCAACAAACTGAATTCAAACAATCGCCAGCTCTGAAAAAAATCTTTTCGTTATCCCGCAACGCTGTTTTCACAATCTTCGTTTCGATCTTGTTTTTTGTTCTCCTGGGACAATCTTTTGGTTTTATTCCAGTCCTTCTGAAAGAGTTGGGACATGTCGAATGGATCGGCACTTTCTTTTCCATTAACGCAGCTTTATTAATTGTGTTGTCCGAGCCTGTAGCGCTCTTTCTCAACAAGACTGCGCTGAAACAAACACATAAAATGATTCTCGGTCTTGCGCTGATGGTGCTAGCACTGTCTCTGTTCTCATTGACTAGCACGACCTTGTTTTGGCTGGTTATCATCACGTTGCTCTATTCTCTGGCAGAAATCATTTTTCAAACATACGCGATGGAGTTGATACGCCGCAATGAATCCCAATGGAAGATTCCGGCCACTGTGTCAGCATATACATTTTTTACTTCGGCGGTCGGTGTGGGATTGGGTCAGTACATTGGCTTGGTCTGCTACACTCATATCGGCGTGCGCTATTTATGGTCGGTGTGGTTTATTTTTGGAGTGGTTGCCCTATTTGGGCTATATAAGGTTTCCGAAGTGATGCAGTCGCAGGAGAAAACACCTGCGTCGGTTGGCGCCTAA
- a CDS encoding aspartate carbamoyltransferase catalytic subunit: MKASTPETPLPPVPFRHQHLLRIADLSRRDIETILDTARALKEISFREIKKVPTLRGKTIINCFFETSTRTSSSFDIAAKRLSADTVNFSPSASALTKGESIVDTVRTLHAMQPDALIIRHRGSGVPQRVAALLPQCHIINAGDGMHEHPTQALLDALTIQEAKGRIRGLTVAILGDVEHSRVARSDIILLRKMGAKVIAAGPRTLLPPPLAQWGVTVAASVEAAIRAADVVMCLRIQQERLHGFALPSLREYARHYGVSARRLAGAKPDVVIMHPGPVNRGVEIAPDVADGARSLILDQVENGIAVRMAVLYLLCATKNS; this comes from the coding sequence ATGAAGGCCTCAACCCCGGAAACTCCGCTGCCGCCGGTCCCGTTTCGTCACCAGCATCTTTTACGTATTGCCGATCTCTCCCGTCGCGACATTGAAACCATCCTCGACACTGCGCGCGCGCTGAAAGAAATTTCGTTCCGCGAGATCAAAAAAGTCCCGACGTTGCGCGGCAAGACGATCATTAACTGCTTCTTCGAAACCAGCACGCGTACCAGCAGCTCGTTCGATATCGCGGCGAAACGGCTTTCCGCGGACACGGTCAATTTTTCGCCCAGCGCGTCCGCGCTGACTAAAGGCGAGTCGATCGTTGACACCGTGCGCACGTTGCACGCCATGCAGCCGGATGCCTTGATCATCCGTCATCGCGGGAGCGGCGTGCCGCAGCGCGTGGCCGCGTTGTTGCCGCAGTGTCACATCATTAACGCCGGCGACGGAATGCACGAACACCCCACGCAAGCGTTGCTCGACGCATTGACGATTCAAGAAGCGAAGGGCCGGATTCGCGGCCTCACGGTCGCGATCCTCGGCGACGTGGAGCATTCGCGCGTGGCGCGTTCCGACATCATTCTGTTGCGCAAGATGGGCGCAAAAGTCATTGCGGCCGGGCCGCGGACGTTGTTGCCGCCGCCGTTAGCGCAATGGGGCGTGACCGTCGCGGCCTCCGTCGAAGCGGCGATTCGCGCCGCGGACGTCGTGATGTGTCTGCGCATTCAACAAGAACGCTTGCACGGCTTCGCGTTGCCGAGCCTGCGCGAATATGCGCGCCACTATGGCGTGAGTGCGCGGCGCTTGGCGGGCGCGAAGCCGGACGTCGTGATCATGCATCCCGGACCGGTCAATCGCGGCGTCGAGATTGCGCCCGATGTCGCCGACGGCGCGCGCTCGCTGATCCTCGATCAAGTCGAAAACGGCATCGCGGTGCGGATGGCGGTGTTGTATTTACTATGCGCGACAAAAAACTCATGA
- the carA gene encoding glutamine-hydrolyzing carbamoyl-phosphate synthase small subunit — translation MNVDAWLVLADGTIFPGRSFGAAADAAGEVVFNTALTGYQEILTDPSYRGQLVTMTCPHIGNVGVNADDVEALVPQAGGFIVRDYCPFPSNWRSTQPLHQYLQRHGVVAIEGIDTRALTRRLRTAGAMPGIISTTIHDTAALVALAKRLPSMAGQELVSAVTCAKPYRWNEPSWRMTARPAPTAETPRVVVFDCGAKRNILRMLVDRGVAVDVVPATTSADDVLARHPAGVLLSNGPGDPAAVDGVVATLRALIGRVPLFGICLGHQLVARALGATTFKLKFGHRGANQPVHDLRSGRVLITSQNHGFAVDPDTLPADIEVTQLNLNDGTVEGFRSTRDPLFAVQYHPEASPGPHDAAGLFEEFVQLLSA, via the coding sequence ATGAACGTCGATGCATGGTTAGTCTTGGCCGACGGCACGATCTTTCCGGGACGCTCCTTTGGCGCTGCGGCCGATGCTGCCGGAGAAGTCGTCTTTAATACTGCGCTGACCGGCTACCAAGAAATTCTCACCGACCCATCGTATCGTGGCCAACTCGTCACGATGACCTGCCCGCATATCGGCAATGTCGGCGTGAATGCGGACGACGTCGAGGCGTTGGTCCCGCAAGCGGGCGGTTTCATCGTGCGCGACTACTGTCCGTTCCCCAGTAATTGGCGCTCCACGCAACCGCTGCATCAGTACTTGCAGCGCCACGGCGTGGTCGCGATCGAAGGGATCGACACCCGCGCGTTGACGCGTCGCTTGCGGACCGCCGGCGCGATGCCGGGCATCATTTCCACTACCATTCACGACACGGCCGCGTTGGTCGCACTGGCCAAACGCTTGCCGTCGATGGCGGGGCAAGAGCTCGTCAGCGCGGTCACGTGCGCGAAGCCGTATCGCTGGAACGAACCGAGCTGGCGTATGACGGCGCGTCCGGCGCCCACTGCGGAGACGCCGCGTGTCGTCGTCTTCGACTGTGGCGCGAAACGGAATATCTTGCGGATGCTGGTCGATCGTGGCGTGGCGGTCGACGTCGTTCCGGCCACCACGAGCGCGGACGACGTGTTGGCGCGGCACCCGGCAGGCGTGTTGCTCTCCAACGGCCCCGGCGATCCGGCCGCAGTCGACGGCGTGGTCGCCACACTGCGCGCGCTGATCGGACGCGTGCCGCTGTTCGGCATCTGTCTCGGCCATCAGCTCGTTGCGCGCGCGCTCGGCGCAACAACATTTAAACTCAAATTCGGTCACCGCGGTGCCAATCAGCCGGTTCACGATCTGCGCAGCGGCCGCGTGTTGATCACCTCGCAGAACCACGGCTTCGCCGTCGATCCAGACACGCTCCCGGCCGACATCGAAGTCACGCAACTGAATCTGAACGACGGTACGGTCGAAGGGTTCCGTTCCACCCGCGATCCGCTCTTCGCCGTGCAATACCACCCCGAAGCCAGCCCCGGCCCCCACGACGCCGCCGGATTGTTTGAGGAGTTTGTGCAACTACTGAGTGCGTAA
- a CDS encoding ATP-grasp domain-containing protein, with protein sequence MMPKILIVCPLTENAIRRYVAAAKKLSLSPVLIVLVGETVAADILNSASVMYIEKLTNSPLELVEQCRNLAIKAVIAGGEFSVAATEFLASQLGLIRCMKGRPDVLRNKYTMRMAFQREGVDQPALLGVAGNMSEVDEVVRKITSYPIITKPADMAGSWFVSLNMTPEEIPANTKPIFEYKTSKVTGLEFAGLCVFEEFFEGDEYSAEVIVFESRILAMYFNKKLLSQLPYFDEIGHICGIALSDPLRNRLQKNIRGVLRAADVHNGILHVEFKLKDDKMVIIEVGCRIAGDKISNLVELKYGVNLEECMILIKSGVEPQLPTASNEYLYGIRFLFGDDKPISSANVQIVENAMEHGNLGTHNLQRTHISNRIGYQICKSRHYDELATTISSLGRVDI encoded by the coding sequence ATGATGCCAAAAATATTAATTGTTTGCCCCCTTACTGAAAATGCAATTCGGCGCTATGTCGCTGCAGCAAAAAAATTGTCTCTTTCCCCAGTGCTGATTGTTCTCGTTGGCGAAACAGTGGCGGCCGATATTCTAAATTCAGCATCGGTGATGTACATTGAGAAATTGACCAATTCCCCTCTTGAATTGGTTGAACAATGCAGAAACTTGGCAATCAAGGCTGTCATTGCCGGAGGCGAATTTTCAGTGGCGGCGACGGAATTTCTTGCATCACAACTTGGCTTGATACGTTGCATGAAAGGCCGTCCCGATGTTTTGAGAAATAAATATACCATGCGCATGGCTTTTCAACGGGAGGGGGTTGATCAACCCGCTCTGCTTGGCGTCGCCGGCAATATGAGTGAGGTCGACGAGGTTGTTAGGAAAATCACTTCATACCCTATCATCACAAAACCAGCTGACATGGCAGGTTCATGGTTTGTTTCACTGAATATGACTCCTGAAGAAATCCCTGCCAATACAAAGCCTATTTTTGAATACAAAACATCAAAAGTAACAGGACTTGAGTTTGCTGGATTGTGCGTCTTTGAGGAGTTTTTTGAGGGCGATGAGTATAGCGCTGAAGTGATCGTTTTTGAGTCCCGAATATTGGCGATGTATTTCAACAAGAAGCTACTTTCTCAACTCCCATATTTTGATGAAATCGGCCACATTTGTGGAATAGCGCTTTCCGATCCTCTGAGAAACCGGCTGCAAAAAAACATCCGGGGTGTGCTACGAGCGGCAGACGTGCATAACGGAATCCTCCATGTCGAATTCAAACTGAAAGATGATAAAATGGTTATTATAGAAGTCGGTTGCCGCATAGCCGGCGATAAAATCTCGAATTTGGTCGAGTTGAAATATGGAGTCAATCTTGAGGAATGCATGATTCTTATCAAATCCGGAGTAGAGCCCCAGTTGCCGACTGCGAGCAATGAGTACCTTTACGGGATACGTTTTTTGTTTGGTGATGACAAACCAATCTCCTCAGCAAATGTACAGATTGTGGAGAACGCAATGGAGCACGGCAATCTCGGAACGCACAATTTGCAACGCACCCATATTTCCAACAGAATCGGTTATCAAATATGCAAATCGCGACATTATGATGAATTGGCGACAACAATATCTTCACTAGGGCGTGTGGACATTTGA
- a CDS encoding dihydroorotase — translation MNLFIINGRVIDPARKVDQRINCVIRNGVVAEWTTARQAPAGATVLDARGAVVTPGWIDIHTHLRDPGEEYKEDIASGAAAAAAGGFTSIVCMANTKPVNDCAAVTRYIRERATHAAVRVYPVGALSRGLEGQALADIGDLKAEGVVAISDDGRNVDNALLMRRALEYARDFDLPILVHAEESCLCAGGVAHEGEVAARLGLRGRPAAAEEIIIRRDAALARLTGGRVHFQHLSSAAGLAAIVAAKEERVPITAEATPHHLFLTDAVLEDFDPVFRVNPPLRTDSDRAVLRRALRDGTIDCIATDHAPHDITVKGDVPIEEAAPGTVGLETALPVCLRLVEERVVSLARLVELFTVGPARILALPAGRLGIGDAADLTIFDPQRPTTIHAAEFRSKSRNSVFEGWKLKGKVLYTIVQGNIVYS, via the coding sequence ATGAACCTCTTTATCATAAATGGCCGAGTGATCGATCCGGCGCGCAAGGTGGACCAACGGATCAATTGCGTGATCCGTAACGGCGTGGTTGCGGAATGGACGACTGCGCGCCAAGCCCCGGCCGGCGCCACGGTGCTCGATGCGCGCGGTGCCGTGGTGACGCCCGGCTGGATCGACATCCATACCCATCTGCGCGACCCGGGCGAGGAATATAAAGAAGACATCGCCAGCGGCGCTGCGGCCGCCGCGGCTGGCGGCTTTACCAGCATCGTGTGCATGGCCAACACGAAGCCGGTCAACGATTGTGCGGCGGTCACGCGCTACATCCGCGAACGCGCCACGCACGCTGCCGTGCGCGTCTATCCGGTCGGGGCATTGTCGCGCGGTTTGGAAGGCCAAGCGTTGGCCGATATCGGCGACTTGAAGGCCGAAGGCGTCGTGGCCATTTCCGATGACGGCCGCAATGTCGACAACGCATTGCTGATGCGGCGCGCGCTCGAATATGCGCGCGACTTCGATCTCCCGATCTTGGTCCATGCCGAAGAGAGTTGCCTCTGCGCCGGCGGCGTGGCGCATGAAGGCGAAGTCGCCGCCCGCTTAGGTCTGCGCGGGCGTCCGGCAGCGGCCGAAGAAATCATCATCCGCCGCGATGCCGCGCTGGCCCGTTTAACTGGCGGCCGCGTCCACTTTCAACATCTGAGTAGCGCCGCAGGTCTCGCGGCCATTGTCGCGGCCAAGGAAGAACGTGTTCCAATCACGGCCGAGGCTACGCCGCATCATCTCTTCCTGACCGACGCCGTGTTGGAAGATTTCGATCCGGTCTTTCGTGTCAATCCGCCGCTCCGCACCGACAGTGACCGCGCGGTGTTGCGCCGGGCGTTGCGCGACGGCACGATCGACTGCATCGCCACCGACCATGCGCCGCACGATATCACGGTGAAAGGCGACGTTCCCATTGAAGAAGCAGCGCCCGGGACCGTGGGCCTGGAAACCGCGCTGCCCGTGTGTCTGCGCTTAGTCGAAGAGCGCGTCGTCTCGCTTGCGCGGCTCGTGGAACTCTTCACCGTCGGCCCGGCGCGGATCTTGGCGCTGCCCGCCGGGCGCTTAGGTATAGGCGACGCCGCCGATCTCACGATCTTCGACCCGCAACGTCCGACGACCATCCACGCCGCCGAGTTCCGCTCCAAGAGCCGCAATTCGGTCTTCGAAGGGTGGAAGCTGAAGGGAAAAGTCTTGTACACCATCGTGCAGGGGAACATCGTCTACTCATGA
- a CDS encoding C39 family peptidase encodes MKSEQTVKYISQHWHKSIRARELSNYSDVFLQHWSERSCGLACASMIIRYFTALRPTIFELFHKAMRHNAYSEKGWIHCKLAVLLQEYGIQAQPAAAARDDILKTLNDGKVYIASVSYMFPVNGPRGGHLVLVTRGIDVQGKKYFTLYDPSKWGEKRRRISVDRFMLSYSGRGIFAWDTL; translated from the coding sequence ATGAAATCAGAGCAGACGGTGAAATATATCAGTCAGCACTGGCATAAAAGCATTCGCGCTCGTGAGCTTTCAAATTACTCAGATGTTTTTTTGCAACACTGGTCGGAACGGTCCTGTGGTTTGGCTTGCGCCTCGATGATTATCAGATATTTCACTGCATTGCGACCTACCATCTTCGAGCTCTTTCACAAAGCCATGAGACACAACGCGTACAGCGAAAAGGGGTGGATTCACTGCAAGCTGGCCGTACTGTTACAGGAGTATGGTATCCAAGCCCAACCGGCTGCAGCAGCGCGCGATGATATCCTGAAAACACTGAACGACGGCAAAGTGTACATTGCGTCTGTCTCATATATGTTCCCCGTAAATGGGCCACGCGGCGGACATCTTGTCTTGGTCACTAGAGGGATCGATGTTCAAGGAAAGAAGTATTTTACACTATACGATCCATCAAAATGGGGAGAGAAAAGACGACGGATCAGCGTTGACCGGTTTATGTTGAGCTACAGCGGACGCGGTATTTTTGCATGGGACACACTATGA
- the pyrR gene encoding bifunctional pyr operon transcriptional regulator/uracil phosphoribosyltransferase PyrR: MGTPEARHYMSEADMDQAIEAMIRQVIDRVGNERDVVLVGIRTRGVPLAEWMARKYSQLSGNPIPVGMLDINLYRDDLSEVDHQPVVKRTELPFPIAGKGVILVDDVLYTGRTVRAALDALTDFGRPRFVQLAVLIDRGYRELPVQADYVGRMVKTTRQENVKVLLKDTDGSNQVLIKTQQ, encoded by the coding sequence ATGGGGACACCCGAAGCGCGTCATTATATGTCCGAAGCCGATATGGACCAGGCCATCGAAGCGATGATTCGCCAAGTCATCGACCGCGTCGGCAATGAGCGCGACGTCGTGCTGGTCGGCATCCGCACGCGCGGGGTGCCGCTCGCGGAATGGATGGCGCGTAAATACTCGCAACTCTCCGGCAACCCCATCCCGGTCGGGATGCTCGACATCAATCTGTATCGCGACGATCTCTCGGAAGTCGATCACCAGCCGGTCGTGAAACGGACCGAACTGCCGTTTCCGATCGCGGGCAAAGGCGTCATCCTCGTCGACGACGTGCTCTACACCGGTCGCACCGTGCGCGCCGCGCTGGATGCGCTGACCGATTTCGGCCGTCCGCGCTTTGTACAGCTCGCGGTCTTGATCGATCGCGGCTATCGCGAATTGCCGGTCCAGGCCGATTACGTGGGCCGGATGGTCAAGACGACGCGGCAGGAAAACGTGAAGGTATTACTGAAAGACACGGATGGGTCGAATCAAGTCCTGATCAAGACGCAACAGTAA
- the carB gene encoding carbamoyl-phosphate synthase large subunit gives MPKRTDISSILLIGSGPIVIGQACEFDYSGTQACKALKEEGYRVILVNSNPATIMTDPEFADRTYIEPLTVEHLAAIIAAERPDALLPTMGGQTALNLALALHDAGVLQQYGVRLIGANVDAIRKAEDRLLFKEAMARIGLDVPASVYVSTPDEGRTALETIGLPAIIRPAFTLGGSGGSIAHTLDAFERAVAFGLAQSPVHRVLLETSVLGWKEYELEVVRDTADNVVIICSIENFDPMGVHTGDSITVAPAQTLTDKEYQRMRDAAIAIMREIGVETGGSNVQFAVNPVDGALVVVEMNPRVSRSSALASKATGYPIAKIAAKLAVGYRLDELRNDITRETSAAFEPVIDYVVTKIPRFTFEKFPTTDALLTTQMKSVGEVMAIGRTFPESLHKAIRSLEQGFSGLIHPHIRDGERLLPQFGELLRSPRPDRLWWIAEALRCGLGIDEIAAHTQVDPWFLYQMRLLIEMEESLRGTGLQPESLAQAKRLGFADSQIAEICGVSEAAVRAAREHAQLQPTYRTVDTCAAEFEAYTPYLYSTYDGAGDAPATSHQSLVTECPPTTRRKVIILGSGPNRIGQGIEFDYCCVQAVFALRAAGVEAIMINCNPETVSTDYDTADRLYFEPLTPEDALAIIRREQPEGVIVQFGGQTPLKLVKPLVAAGVTILGTAPEAIECAEDRAQFSALLHRLGLLQPPAGSARTLAQAETIAERLGFPVLVRPSFVLGGRAMRIVTDAATLRTYWHEAIAVAPEHPVLIDRYIENAVEVDVDALCDGTDVTIVGMMEHIEEAGVHSGDSSCVLPPYSLTPAVMERIAAQTRALACALHVVGLLNIQFAVQGETVYVLEANPRASRTVPFVAKVVGRPIAQYATRLMLGERLCDVCPAMPPISHFGVKSPVFPFLKFPGVDPQLGPEMRSTGEVMGIDATVAGAFLKAQTAAGNRLPRAGTVFVSVRDVDKPAALDLGKELLAAGFQIVATGGTARYCAERGLAVGTVRKVAEGSPHIVDALREGEIAMVINTTVNVPTVLADSFSIRRTTIELGLPYFTTIAAARAAVTALTATVDNSIPAVTPLQVWHQSGASVAPSNGKAVGASPSARLWR, from the coding sequence ATGCCAAAACGCACTGACATCTCGTCCATCCTCCTCATCGGCTCCGGGCCGATTGTGATCGGGCAGGCGTGTGAGTTCGATTACTCCGGCACGCAGGCCTGCAAGGCGCTGAAGGAAGAGGGCTACCGAGTCATCCTCGTCAATTCCAATCCCGCCACGATCATGACCGATCCGGAATTCGCCGATCGCACCTACATCGAACCGTTGACCGTGGAACACCTTGCCGCAATCATTGCCGCGGAACGCCCGGACGCGTTGCTCCCCACGATGGGCGGACAGACGGCGCTCAACTTGGCGCTCGCACTGCACGACGCCGGCGTATTGCAGCAGTACGGCGTGCGTCTGATCGGCGCCAACGTCGACGCGATCCGCAAAGCGGAAGATCGCTTGCTGTTTAAAGAAGCGATGGCGCGGATCGGCCTCGACGTCCCGGCGAGCGTCTACGTCAGCACGCCCGACGAAGGCCGGACCGCGCTGGAAACCATCGGCCTGCCCGCGATCATCCGCCCCGCGTTCACGCTCGGCGGCAGCGGCGGCAGCATTGCACATACGCTCGACGCATTCGAACGCGCCGTCGCCTTCGGTCTCGCGCAAAGCCCAGTGCATCGCGTGCTGCTCGAGACCTCCGTGCTCGGATGGAAAGAATACGAACTCGAAGTGGTCCGCGACACCGCCGACAACGTCGTTATCATTTGTTCGATTGAAAACTTCGACCCAATGGGCGTGCACACCGGCGACAGCATTACCGTCGCGCCCGCGCAGACCTTGACTGACAAAGAATATCAACGGATGCGCGACGCGGCGATCGCGATCATGCGCGAGATCGGCGTCGAGACCGGCGGTTCGAATGTCCAATTCGCCGTCAATCCGGTCGACGGCGCACTGGTCGTGGTCGAAATGAATCCGCGTGTGTCGCGTTCCTCCGCGCTGGCCTCGAAGGCGACCGGCTACCCGATCGCGAAGATCGCCGCGAAATTAGCGGTCGGCTATCGCCTGGACGAATTGCGCAACGACATCACGCGCGAGACCTCCGCCGCGTTCGAACCGGTCATCGATTACGTCGTCACCAAAATCCCGCGCTTTACCTTCGAAAAGTTCCCCACCACCGATGCGCTGTTAACCACCCAAATGAAATCGGTGGGCGAAGTGATGGCGATCGGCCGCACGTTTCCCGAATCGCTCCATAAAGCGATCCGTTCGTTGGAGCAGGGCTTCAGCGGTCTGATCCATCCGCACATCCGTGACGGCGAACGGTTGTTGCCGCAATTCGGAGAATTGTTGCGGAGTCCGCGCCCCGATCGCTTGTGGTGGATCGCGGAGGCATTGCGCTGCGGACTCGGCATCGACGAGATCGCCGCACACACGCAGGTCGATCCGTGGTTCCTCTATCAAATGCGCTTGCTGATCGAAATGGAAGAAAGTCTACGCGGGACCGGATTGCAGCCGGAGAGCCTGGCGCAGGCCAAACGACTCGGCTTCGCCGATTCCCAAATCGCCGAAATCTGCGGCGTGAGCGAAGCGGCAGTCCGTGCGGCGCGGGAACACGCGCAGCTCCAACCGACCTATCGCACCGTCGACACCTGCGCCGCCGAATTCGAGGCCTACACGCCGTATTTGTATTCCACCTACGACGGCGCAGGGGATGCACCAGCCACCAGCCACCAGTCACTAGTCACGGAATGCCCCCCCACTACGCGGCGCAAAGTCATCATCCTCGGCTCCGGCCCCAATCGCATCGGCCAAGGGATCGAATTCGACTATTGTTGTGTCCAAGCCGTGTTCGCGCTGCGCGCCGCAGGCGTCGAAGCGATCATGATCAACTGCAATCCGGAAACGGTGAGTACCGACTACGATACGGCCGACCGACTCTATTTCGAACCGCTCACCCCCGAAGACGCCTTAGCGATCATCCGGCGCGAGCAACCAGAAGGTGTGATTGTGCAATTCGGCGGACAAACACCGCTGAAGCTGGTGAAGCCGCTTGTTGCGGCGGGCGTGACCATCCTCGGCACCGCGCCGGAGGCGATCGAGTGCGCCGAAGATCGTGCCCAATTCAGCGCGTTGTTGCATCGACTCGGCCTGCTGCAGCCGCCCGCCGGCAGCGCGCGCACGTTGGCGCAGGCCGAAACCATCGCGGAGCGGCTCGGATTCCCCGTGCTCGTCCGTCCGTCGTTCGTGTTGGGCGGTCGCGCGATGCGGATCGTCACCGACGCGGCCACGCTGCGCACCTATTGGCACGAGGCGATCGCCGTTGCGCCGGAACATCCAGTCCTGATCGATCGCTACATCGAGAACGCCGTGGAAGTGGACGTCGATGCGCTGTGCGACGGCACCGATGTGACCATCGTCGGCATGATGGAACATATCGAAGAAGCGGGAGTCCACTCCGGCGACAGCTCGTGCGTCCTCCCGCCGTATTCATTAACGCCCGCCGTGATGGAACGGATCGCGGCGCAGACGCGCGCGTTGGCGTGCGCGCTCCACGTGGTCGGTTTGCTAAATATCCAATTCGCCGTGCAAGGGGAAACCGTCTACGTGTTGGAAGCGAATCCACGCGCCTCGCGCACCGTCCCGTTTGTCGCTAAAGTTGTCGGGCGGCCGATCGCGCAATATGCCACGCGCTTGATGTTGGGCGAACGGCTGTGCGACGTCTGCCCGGCGATGCCGCCGATTAGCCACTTCGGCGTCAAGTCGCCCGTGTTCCCGTTCCTCAAATTCCCCGGTGTCGATCCGCAACTCGGTCCCGAGATGCGCTCCACCGGTGAAGTGATGGGCATCGACGCGACCGTCGCCGGCGCTTTCCTGAAGGCCCAGACCGCAGCGGGGAATCGACTCCCGCGCGCCGGCACGGTCTTCGTGAGTGTGCGCGACGTCGACAAACCGGCCGCGCTGGACCTCGGCAAAGAGCTGCTCGCCGCAGGATTCCAAATCGTCGCGACCGGCGGCACCGCGCGTTACTGCGCGGAACGCGGATTAGCCGTTGGCACCGTGCGCAAAGTCGCGGAAGGCTCGCCCCACATTGTCGATGCCTTGCGGGAAGGGGAGATCGCGATGGTGATCAACACCACCGTCAACGTGCCGACCGTGCTCGCCGATTCCTTTTCCATCCGCCGCACCACGATCGAACTCGGGCTCCCATATTTCACCACGATTGCCGCCGCCCGCGCCGCCGTGACTGCACTGACCGCCACCGTTGATAATTCAATCCCCGCCGTGACGCCGTTGCAAGTGTGGCATCAATCAGGGGCTAGCGTCGCCCCCTCCAACGGCAAAGCCGTTGGAGCCTCCCCCTCAGCGCGCCTGTGGCGCTAG